A stretch of Lysinibacillus agricola DNA encodes these proteins:
- a CDS encoding RNA polymerase sigma factor — protein MEAYKNGDVEGFEQLYSRLYEPLYCFLFRYTREDQLSIDIVQDTFERLQYIKEDFDQQKGTVKAFLFQIAYRLMINKLNRRKKWRTLFPFLVPTSSHRMSADEKLTIQEAILQLPEKQRAVILLVYYHDLPQEEIAQILSIPLGTVKSRLHNAMRTLKEELKEDFDA, from the coding sequence ATGGAGGCCTATAAAAACGGAGATGTCGAGGGCTTTGAACAGCTCTATAGTCGTTTGTATGAGCCATTGTACTGCTTTTTATTTCGCTATACTCGGGAAGATCAGCTAAGCATTGATATTGTGCAAGATACCTTTGAGCGTTTACAATATATAAAAGAAGATTTTGACCAACAAAAGGGAACGGTTAAAGCATTTTTATTTCAAATCGCTTATCGCTTAATGATTAATAAATTGAACCGGCGGAAAAAATGGCGCACGCTCTTCCCGTTTTTAGTACCGACGTCAAGTCATCGAATGTCTGCTGACGAGAAATTAACGATTCAAGAAGCGATTCTTCAATTACCCGAAAAGCAACGAGCTGTTATTTTGCTTGTTTATTATCATGATTTACCGCAGGAGGAAATTGCACAAATTTTGTCCATTCCGCTTGGTACAGTTAAATCGAGGCTACATAATGCGATGAGGACTTTAAAGGAAGAGCTAAAGGAGGATTTTGATGCTTAA
- a CDS encoding sensor domain-containing diguanylate cyclase has translation MRVLKKFPQPNTIKGQLHRTLVWITFIIGLCIFIPTFYIEYRQTIQHQNEEMTHYLDAQTYFFESWLSERSSDIHTIANLDFVKDYNVEKSQAFFQDFKEKTNFTDLIFVNKEGIVQFDTVTEYSTNGAGVDVNDREYFQIAKKTKQAYITDILISKVTNQPIIAFASPIINEQQFNGVVFGTVNLNTIDQLLHESRVGFLGHAYIVNQDGTMLTEFNNKPQMFSENYPVDEHIMNFALKNTTSNLDIYKDANGKWVLAKSKPINQGKWFILSEIGLLEAYKPLIIRFLWITFCLVVGSFFTIKIMLHLSKKIEEPIQQLLTGVGKVEQGYYDYQINAQQMAPYAQEFQELCSSFNEMSAKVRKDTILLKELSITCQLTKLYNRRYLIEQGELVFQKCLEEQNHCSCIAIDIDFFKKVNDTYGHLTGDEVLKHVANIITNSVRRIDIITRYGGEEFVILSPNTTLESAVKIAERVRQHVEENPYNADNLEINVTVSIGIAGFGHSKNISTFYELLDSADQALYIAKKSGRNQLRVYDKTGIVDTSQML, from the coding sequence TTGAGGGTTTTAAAAAAGTTTCCACAGCCAAACACGATAAAAGGTCAGCTTCATCGAACACTTGTATGGATTACTTTTATCATTGGTCTTTGTATTTTTATTCCAACGTTTTATATTGAATATCGGCAAACCATTCAACATCAAAATGAAGAGATGACGCATTATTTGGATGCCCAAACATATTTTTTTGAAAGCTGGTTATCAGAGCGATCCAGTGATATACATACAATAGCTAATTTAGATTTTGTAAAGGACTATAATGTTGAAAAATCGCAAGCTTTTTTTCAAGATTTTAAAGAAAAAACAAATTTTACAGACTTAATATTCGTTAATAAAGAGGGCATCGTGCAATTTGATACAGTTACTGAATACAGTACAAATGGTGCTGGTGTGGATGTGAATGACCGTGAATATTTTCAAATTGCTAAAAAAACGAAACAAGCATATATAACAGATATTTTAATAAGTAAAGTCACAAATCAGCCTATTATTGCATTTGCTTCGCCTATTATTAATGAACAACAATTTAATGGTGTTGTTTTTGGAACAGTAAATTTGAACACTATCGACCAACTGTTACATGAATCGAGAGTTGGCTTTTTAGGTCATGCCTACATTGTCAATCAGGATGGCACTATGCTCACTGAATTTAACAATAAACCACAAATGTTTTCTGAAAATTACCCAGTCGATGAGCATATTATGAACTTTGCTTTAAAAAATACAACAAGCAATCTCGATATTTATAAAGACGCGAATGGTAAGTGGGTTCTTGCTAAAAGTAAGCCTATAAATCAAGGGAAATGGTTTATCCTATCAGAAATTGGTCTGTTAGAGGCATATAAACCATTAATCATTAGATTTCTATGGATCACTTTTTGTTTAGTGGTTGGTTCATTTTTTACGATTAAAATTATGTTACATCTCTCTAAAAAAATTGAAGAACCAATCCAGCAGCTTCTTACAGGTGTTGGCAAGGTAGAACAAGGTTATTATGATTATCAAATAAATGCACAACAGATGGCACCTTATGCGCAAGAATTTCAGGAGCTTTGTTCATCCTTCAATGAAATGAGTGCCAAGGTGAGAAAAGATACTATATTACTGAAAGAATTATCAATTACCTGTCAGTTGACGAAGCTGTATAATCGTCGTTATTTGATTGAGCAGGGAGAGCTTGTTTTTCAGAAATGTTTAGAAGAACAAAACCATTGTTCATGTATAGCGATAGATATTGATTTTTTCAAAAAGGTCAATGATACATATGGACATTTAACCGGTGATGAAGTACTAAAGCACGTCGCAAACATCATTACAAATTCTGTACGAAGAATCGACATTATTACAAGGTATGGGGGAGAGGAGTTTGTCATTTTATCTCCAAATACTACGCTGGAGAGTGCAGTAAAAATAGCAGAAAGAGTTCGGCAACATGTTGAAGAAAATCCTTATAATGCGGATAATTTAGAGATTAATGTGACAGTGAGTATCGGCATCGCAGGATTCGGTCATTCTAAAAATATTTCAACATTTTACGAACTGCTCGACAGCGCGGATCAAGCACTTTATATTGCAAAGAAAAGCGGTCGAAATCAGCTTAGAGTATATGATAAAACAGGTATAGTTGATACAAGCCAAATGCTTTAA
- a CDS encoding transposase translates to MYPICPEWISARQIVELYRLRWQVELTF, encoded by the coding sequence ATATATCCAATCTGCCCTGAGTGGATCTCTGCACGTCAAATCGTTGAATTATATCGCTTGCGTTGGCAAGTCGAATTAACTTTTTAA
- a CDS encoding DUF1648 domain-containing protein translates to MNKSKKSVRIIPWIFCALFFVFSIIGVQNISDEIPITFNMAGPNLNGSKYFIFIYPALSFFIGITALGVVGKKENTKLKGNLPFIIIGNLIVGGFMVYTILSNWNM, encoded by the coding sequence ATGAATAAATCTAAAAAGTCAGTACGTATAATTCCTTGGATATTTTGTGCCTTGTTTTTTGTGTTTTCAATTATTGGTGTACAAAATATATCGGATGAGATTCCTATTACCTTCAACATGGCCGGTCCCAATTTGAACGGTAGTAAGTATTTTATCTTTATATATCCTGCATTGTCCTTTTTTATAGGGATTACTGCGCTAGGTGTAGTAGGGAAAAAGGAAAATACTAAATTAAAAGGAAACTTACCATTTATAATTATTGGGAACTTAATAGTAGGTGGATTTATGGTTTATACAATCTTATCAAATTGGAATATGTAA
- a CDS encoding ABC transporter permease, translated as MIKQIAKMYMLESVRNPGMVFGNVLPAIMFMISSVICKNMITGDATNFIDIMIKGQFLPLSIIMLIFSFAFSSATIYLVDMKVNKTFQWIHRTGIKPHTYYIGMGIGVFTLLNVFLVLILIGYSFIIDISLLSYFMIILMSNFVLLALYPLSFILAGLFKNEKVAQSMLVPIMLLFMFSIQMTSLFLTLAEKNPQDYFIFLIWNPMLYLFDSLQMYLNLFDETWLPQYQYCIILAMISLVLAAIAKKVYTSQ; from the coding sequence ATGATTAAACAAATTGCAAAAATGTATATGTTAGAAAGTGTGCGTAATCCAGGAATGGTTTTTGGAAATGTACTTCCAGCTATTATGTTTATGATTAGTTCAGTTATATGTAAAAATATGATTACTGGAGATGCTACCAATTTTATCGATATTATGATTAAAGGTCAGTTTCTTCCACTCTCTATTATAATGTTAATTTTCTCCTTTGCTTTTTCCAGTGCCACAATTTATTTGGTAGATATGAAGGTTAATAAAACCTTCCAATGGATACATCGAACAGGTATTAAGCCACACACTTACTATATTGGGATGGGAATAGGTGTCTTTACATTATTAAATGTATTTTTAGTGCTAATACTCATTGGCTATTCCTTCATCATTGATATTTCACTTTTATCTTATTTTATGATTATTTTAATGAGTAATTTTGTTTTACTGGCATTATATCCATTGAGTTTTATATTAGCAGGTCTATTTAAAAACGAGAAAGTAGCTCAAAGCATGCTAGTGCCGATTATGTTACTATTTATGTTTTCAATACAGATGACATCGTTGTTTTTAACGCTTGCAGAGAAAAACCCTCAAGATTATTTTATTTTCTTAATCTGGAATCCAATGCTTTATTTATTTGATAGTTTGCAAATGTACTTGAATTTATTTGACGAAACGTGGCTTCCGCAATATCAATATTGTATAATTTTAGCAATGATTAGCCTGGTGTTAGCAGCCATCGCTAAAAAAGTATATACCAGTCAGTAG
- a CDS encoding C45 family autoproteolytic acyltransferase/hydolase, producing MKTNTGQFAFLKGGSYEIGIQQARELQKNPIAKSLFFTDNITSDKAYFDMTAQIEQYCPGLNKELAGFAEGFGYEPNQLNFYQNAWLIPGGCSLGAILPGKMADGKTYVVRNYDLSPDISDMRLCTTAVEGKYTHTGFSVSTFGRSEGLNEKGLCVAYASCGMPIGKYPGMRPPAVTGLQFMVIVRALLENCKNVEEAIYMVNNMPVGTNMNLLLADASGDAALIGTYDGIKEVKRAELDYLIATNHGLFSAIQEIEPRKLEHSQLRYDILERKFKESGKRSMHEIQELLLTEFPKGLSVHNYKESFGTVHSILFNLTDLQLEFSFGSPLQNQVNKIEVGDDFAETQIPVECTNKNYGTEFWKIIKS from the coding sequence ATGAAAACAAATACAGGGCAGTTTGCATTTCTTAAAGGTGGTTCGTACGAGATTGGCATACAACAAGCGCGAGAATTGCAAAAAAATCCAATTGCAAAATCACTATTCTTTACGGATAATATCACTTCTGACAAAGCTTATTTTGATATGACAGCACAAATAGAGCAATATTGCCCAGGGTTAAATAAAGAATTAGCGGGCTTTGCGGAAGGCTTTGGCTATGAGCCCAACCAACTAAATTTTTATCAAAATGCGTGGTTAATTCCTGGGGGATGTAGTTTAGGAGCGATTTTGCCTGGAAAAATGGCTGATGGTAAAACATATGTCGTAAGAAATTATGATTTATCACCTGATATTTCAGATATGCGCTTATGTACCACAGCAGTCGAAGGAAAATATACTCATACAGGATTTTCTGTTTCCACATTCGGTCGAAGTGAAGGCTTGAATGAGAAGGGGCTATGTGTTGCATATGCATCGTGTGGTATGCCAATTGGTAAATATCCTGGCATGAGACCACCGGCAGTGACTGGCTTACAGTTTATGGTTATCGTAAGAGCTCTATTAGAAAATTGTAAAAATGTAGAAGAGGCTATTTATATGGTTAACAATATGCCGGTAGGAACAAATATGAATTTACTTTTAGCTGATGCAAGTGGAGACGCAGCTTTGATTGGGACATATGACGGAATAAAAGAAGTTAAACGTGCTGAACTAGATTATCTTATTGCAACTAATCATGGACTATTTTCGGCAATACAAGAAATAGAGCCAAGGAAGCTCGAACATTCTCAATTAAGATATGATATTTTAGAGAGGAAATTTAAGGAAAGTGGAAAAAGATCTATGCATGAAATCCAAGAACTTCTTTTAACAGAGTTTCCTAAAGGATTATCCGTTCATAATTACAAAGAAAGCTTTGGAACAGTGCATTCAATTTTGTTTAACCTTACTGATTTGCAACTAGAATTTTCATTTGGCTCACCATTACAAAATCAGGTAAACAAGATAGAGGTTGGCGATGACTTTGCAGAAACACAAATACCCGTTGAATGTACTAATAAAAACTATGGAACAGAATTTTGGAAAATAATAAAATCCTAA
- a CDS encoding nucleotidyltransferase domain-containing protein: MREIILNKLKEIEKEYHIKILYAVESGSRAWGFPSEDSDYDVRFIYIHKSQWYLSIDPQGIGAKRDVIEVPINDLLDISGWEITKALRLFRKSNPPLLEWLRSNIVYDQQYSFIDNVRSLEKEVFYPNASLYHYLNMAKNNYREYLQGSEVKIKKYFYVLRPVLACKWIENNETVPPIDFQELLNEIISDGPLKTEIQQLLQRKMAGEELNMEPRIESINEYLDKEIKHIETYCKNLNVKVDDSTQKLDELFRSTLQEVWD, translated from the coding sequence ATGAGGGAAATTATATTAAATAAATTAAAAGAAATCGAAAAAGAGTATCATATAAAAATTTTATATGCTGTAGAATCGGGTAGTCGAGCTTGGGGATTTCCTTCCGAGGATAGTGATTATGATGTTCGTTTTATATATATTCATAAATCTCAGTGGTATCTTTCCATCGACCCTCAAGGAATTGGTGCTAAGAGGGATGTCATTGAAGTGCCTATCAATGATTTGTTGGATATTAGTGGTTGGGAAATAACAAAAGCATTAAGGCTATTTCGCAAAAGTAATCCACCTCTTTTAGAATGGTTACGAAGCAATATTGTTTATGACCAGCAATATTCATTTATTGACAATGTACGGTCACTGGAAAAAGAAGTATTTTATCCAAATGCAAGCTTATATCACTATTTGAATATGGCTAAAAACAATTATCGAGAGTATTTACAGGGCTCAGAGGTAAAAATAAAAAAATATTTCTATGTCCTAAGACCAGTTTTAGCATGTAAATGGATAGAGAATAATGAAACAGTTCCACCAATTGATTTTCAGGAATTATTAAATGAAATAATCTCTGATGGTCCTTTAAAAACGGAAATTCAGCAACTTTTACAGAGAAAAATGGCTGGTGAAGAACTAAATATGGAGCCACGAATTGAAAGTATTAATGAGTATTTAGATAAAGAAATAAAGCATATTGAGACATACTGTAAAAATCTTAATGTTAAAGTGGATGATTCTACACAAAAATTAGATGAGTTATTTAGGAGTACATTACAAGAGGTGTGGGATTAA
- a CDS encoding NUDIX hydrolase — protein sequence MQVVEKAFGYITREHEGQLQVLVFEQNTEGAGIQIPKGTVEEGETPLEAVTREMFEETGLCYLAVKGLIAQDHFNHHSGVLQKRYFYHLTTNEKRDLWKHCPTGVNEAGLEFSFYWIADEQEVALAKGHGDYLYRVLARVNN from the coding sequence ATGCAAGTTGTTGAAAAGGCATTTGGCTATATTACGAGAGAGCATGAGGGGCAGTTACAAGTGCTAGTATTTGAGCAAAATACAGAAGGAGCAGGAATTCAAATTCCGAAAGGCACGGTAGAGGAAGGGGAAACACCGCTAGAGGCTGTAACTCGAGAGATGTTTGAGGAGACAGGTTTATGCTATCTAGCAGTTAAGGGGTTAATTGCACAGGATCATTTTAATCATCATTCAGGGGTATTACAAAAACGTTATTTTTATCATTTAACGACAAATGAAAAACGAGATTTATGGAAGCATTGTCCGACAGGTGTAAACGAGGCGGGCTTAGAATTTTCATTTTATTGGATAGCAGATGAGCAAGAAGTGGCATTAGCAAAGGGACATGGAGATTATTTGTATCGAGTGTTAGCTCGTGTTAACAATTGA
- a CDS encoding aminotransferase class I/II-fold pyridoxal phosphate-dependent enzyme: protein MKQHIETSLIHAGVRDGYENKKGAVNVPMYLSSTFHQESIDEFGEYDYARSGNPTRDALEKAVAELEGGVRAHAFSSGIAAVSAALMLLSQGDHIVITEDVYGGTYRFVSKVLPRLGITHTFVDFTDLAAVEAAITPATKLLYMETPSNPTLGITDIRAVVALAKQHNCLTFLDNTFMTPLHQRPLELGVDVVIHSATKFLSGHSDIIAGLTVTADEKLGQELYFIQNSFGNILGVQDSFTLLQNIKTTDVRFSRSAESAQKIAEFLAANSLVEQVYYPGLASHPGYEIHHSQSTSAGAVLSFRLPSYEAAKALVEAMKIPVFAVSLGGVESILSYPAKMSHAAMEPEERAKRGITDGLLRFSVGLEHVEDLIADFAQALEVIAVKAI from the coding sequence ATGAAGCAACATATTGAAACAAGCTTAATTCACGCAGGTGTTCGTGACGGCTATGAGAATAAAAAAGGTGCAGTCAATGTGCCTATGTATTTATCATCTACTTTCCATCAGGAGAGTATCGATGAATTCGGCGAATATGATTATGCTCGTTCTGGTAACCCTACACGTGATGCATTAGAAAAAGCAGTAGCAGAGCTAGAAGGCGGTGTACGCGCCCATGCATTTTCTTCTGGGATTGCCGCTGTATCTGCAGCATTAATGCTATTATCGCAGGGTGATCATATTGTGATTACGGAGGATGTTTATGGTGGAACATACCGCTTCGTCTCCAAGGTTTTACCACGTCTCGGTATTACCCATACTTTCGTTGATTTCACAGATTTAGCAGCGGTAGAAGCAGCCATTACACCAGCTACAAAGCTACTATATATGGAAACACCGTCGAATCCAACACTTGGTATTACAGATATTCGCGCAGTAGTTGCACTAGCCAAACAGCATAATTGCTTAACGTTTTTAGACAATACTTTTATGACACCTTTACACCAACGTCCACTTGAGCTAGGTGTTGATGTTGTTATTCATAGTGCTACAAAGTTTTTATCTGGGCATTCCGATATTATCGCAGGATTGACAGTTACTGCTGACGAAAAGCTTGGTCAGGAGCTATACTTTATCCAAAATTCATTTGGCAATATACTAGGTGTACAGGACTCCTTTACCCTATTGCAAAATATCAAAACAACCGATGTGCGTTTTAGTCGTTCTGCTGAATCGGCACAAAAGATTGCGGAATTTTTAGCTGCAAATTCTCTTGTCGAGCAAGTATATTACCCGGGGCTTGCATCACATCCTGGCTATGAGATTCATCATAGTCAATCCACAAGTGCTGGTGCAGTCCTATCCTTCCGCCTACCAAGCTATGAAGCTGCAAAAGCGCTTGTAGAAGCGATGAAAATTCCAGTTTTCGCTGTCTCTCTTGGTGGCGTTGAATCGATTTTATCCTACCCTGCTAAAATGAGCCATGCAGCAATGGAGCCTGAGGAACGTGCTAAACGTGGTATTACTGACGGACTATTACGTTTCTCAGTAGGACTAGAGCATGTTGAGGATCTCATCGCTGATTTCGCACAAGCATTAGAAGTGATTGCCGTAAAGGCTATATAA
- a CDS encoding ABC transporter ATP-binding protein, protein MELIVKDIVKKYNGVNVLDGVSATFKMGYCYLLLGQNGAGKSTLSKCIAGDEKPDGGSIVFNDASQHVHEQVALQYQFFSSYQHLKIREVMALFTTLTNNKVDLEELYEILGLPTYDHILLKNASGGQRKAVSIYLSFLLNKPIIILDEPFADLDLTKKKQLMFYLQDEIRQRNKMIIIISHEVAGLEPLFDYVVILKEGKLIENSTQDDLYQKYTEAKLPGIEGLYYEVTGQILGGKAG, encoded by the coding sequence TTGGAGCTTATTGTGAAGGATATTGTGAAAAAATATAATGGTGTGAACGTTTTGGATGGTGTGTCAGCCACATTTAAAATGGGCTATTGTTATTTATTATTAGGTCAGAATGGAGCGGGTAAATCTACATTATCAAAATGTATAGCCGGGGATGAAAAACCGGATGGTGGTTCCATTGTATTCAATGATGCTTCCCAACATGTGCATGAGCAAGTAGCGCTACAGTACCAATTTTTTTCGAGTTATCAGCATCTTAAAATTCGTGAAGTAATGGCTCTTTTTACTACATTGACGAACAATAAGGTTGATTTGGAAGAGCTATATGAAATATTAGGGTTACCGACTTATGACCACATCTTATTGAAAAATGCTTCAGGCGGTCAGAGAAAAGCAGTATCAATCTATCTATCTTTTTTATTAAATAAACCAATCATCATTTTAGATGAGCCGTTTGCTGATTTAGATTTAACGAAGAAAAAGCAATTGATGTTTTACTTACAAGATGAAATTCGTCAACGTAACAAAATGATTATTATTATTAGTCATGAGGTGGCAGGTTTAGAACCGCTATTTGATTATGTAGTCATTTTAAAAGAAGGTAAGCTTATTGAAAATAGCACACAGGATGATCTCTATCAAAAATACACAGAGGCGAAATTGCCGGGAATCGAAGGTCTCTACTATGAAGTGACAGGCCAAATTTTAGGAGGGAAAGCAGGATGA
- a CDS encoding DUF1963 domain-containing protein, translating to MSNVEKLKKGLKEFGLAHKAEKLLPLAKESIRMMVNQIPEEKIQIGSSKIGGCPDVPSNFSWPYTNDNRPLYFLCQLNLIEIKPYDTNSL from the coding sequence ATGAGCAACGTAGAAAAACTAAAAAAGGGATTAAAGGAATTTGGCTTAGCGCATAAAGCAGAGAAATTATTACCTCTCGCAAAGGAATCCATTCGAATGATGGTAAACCAAATACCTGAAGAAAAAATTCAGATTGGTAGCTCAAAAATTGGTGGCTGTCCGGATGTACCATCAAATTTTTCATGGCCCTATACAAACGACAATAGACCATTGTATTTTCTTTGCCAACTAAATCTAATAGAAATAAAGCCTTACGATACAAACAGCTTATGA
- a CDS encoding MerR family transcriptional regulator encodes MYSIGKFSNLCNVPVKTIRYYSDIGLLEPSFIDEVTGYRYFDYDKMKELNMIRVLKNCHFSLKEIEQIVKGKNDRQDLELRLHKKVQELEHQQEMIAQQIHNIVQVKNSLRNAETFNPKPTLSSCYIEERPKIQVLAIREKINIIEMDRLVQKLFERIYAYQLEIEGKLTAIFHQQDREKNIADVELLLPVKATQLGEYIKIIPEGKYACININGPYSELNFGYSRLQKWLTEQSLHVEGLFMEQYIKGLIPSDVVNPINIRPNIELHPNDFLTKVFVKVRN; translated from the coding sequence TTGTATAGCATAGGAAAATTTTCGAACCTGTGTAATGTTCCTGTAAAGACTATTCGTTACTATAGCGATATTGGATTACTCGAACCATCCTTTATAGATGAAGTGACCGGTTATCGTTATTTTGATTACGATAAAATGAAAGAACTAAATATGATTCGGGTGCTAAAAAATTGTCATTTTTCATTAAAAGAGATCGAACAGATTGTGAAAGGAAAAAATGATCGGCAAGATTTAGAGCTAAGATTACATAAAAAAGTTCAGGAATTAGAGCACCAACAAGAAATGATTGCTCAACAAATTCATAATATTGTCCAAGTGAAAAATTCTCTAAGGAACGCTGAGACATTTAATCCAAAGCCAACATTATCAAGTTGTTACATAGAAGAACGACCAAAAATACAGGTGCTTGCCATTCGTGAAAAGATCAATATTATTGAAATGGATAGGCTAGTACAAAAATTATTTGAACGAATCTATGCATATCAATTAGAGATAGAAGGTAAGCTTACTGCAATTTTTCATCAACAGGACAGGGAGAAAAATATAGCGGATGTTGAACTACTGTTACCGGTAAAAGCAACTCAACTGGGGGAGTATATTAAAATAATACCTGAAGGCAAGTATGCTTGTATAAATATAAATGGACCGTATTCAGAGTTGAATTTTGGCTATAGTCGCTTGCAGAAATGGCTAACTGAACAATCCCTTCATGTAGAAGGACTGTTTATGGAGCAATACATAAAGGGGCTAATCCCATCTGACGTAGTAAATCCAATTAATATTAGACCAAATATTGAGCTACATCCAAATGATTTTTTGACAAAAGTATTTGTGAAAGTAAGAAACTAG
- a CDS encoding GNAT family N-acetyltransferase yields the protein MSSIIRHMQKNDIIFVQEIAKKSWHQTYEGIIPNDIQDRFLQTAYSSERLLGRLENSLFLVAILEDSIVGFANFSNVVDGEAELYAIYLLPETQGKGIGTALLREGINLLPDVTSLLVCVEKENAIGMNFYQAKGFKKLEEFDELFDGHLLKTVKLGLTIT from the coding sequence TTGAGTTCAATTATAAGACATATGCAAAAGAATGACATCATTTTTGTGCAAGAAATTGCCAAAAAAAGTTGGCATCAAACATACGAAGGGATTATCCCAAATGACATTCAAGATCGTTTTTTACAAACTGCTTATAGTAGTGAGCGATTACTAGGTCGTTTAGAAAATAGTCTATTTTTAGTTGCTATACTTGAAGATTCGATAGTAGGCTTTGCCAATTTTTCAAATGTTGTAGATGGTGAGGCAGAACTTTACGCCATATATTTACTTCCTGAAACGCAGGGCAAAGGAATTGGTACAGCCCTATTACGGGAAGGGATCAATTTGCTTCCAGATGTAACGTCACTTTTAGTTTGTGTAGAAAAGGAAAATGCGATTGGCATGAACTTTTATCAAGCGAAGGGCTTCAAGAAATTGGAGGAGTTTGATGAGTTATTTGATGGTCATTTATTGAAAACAGTTAAACTCGGCTTAACTATAACTTAG
- a CDS encoding YpzG family protein has translation MSRFEHLDPKSQKIHRNWSRIKHSKSQVNGETEITLHNRILRSEARARQF, from the coding sequence ATGAGTAGGTTCGAACATTTAGACCCAAAATCTCAAAAAATCCACCGCAACTGGTCAAGGATTAAGCATTCAAAATCTCAAGTAAATGGTGAAACGGAGATTACTCTCCATAACCGTATCTTGAGAAGTGAAGCAAGAGCCCGACAGTTTTAA